The region CAGCTTTTTCAGCAAACGCTGGATCTCTTCGTTCTCGAGCTGATCGTCCGGCTTTTCGGCTCGTGCATCGGCGACGGCCTGAAACGCATGCTGGGTTTCTTCCCCATGGCTGGCCAAGTAAACGATGGCTAGTTTCTCGGTGAGACTCCCCAGCCATTTCGCGTTTTCTTCGGCAGTTGCTTTGGCCGGATCGCCTTCGGCAGCACCTGCTTGAAGCGTATCGGCAGCCATTTTCTGGTACCGGTTCTGCATGCGTGCGGCGTGCGAGTTCCAGCTCATTTTCGAGATGCCATCGTAGATCGCTCCTCGAATGCGATAGTAGGCAAACGTCGAGAAACTGGCCCCTTTATCGTCTTGGAACGACTGAGCGGCCTCTGCCAGGCCCAATTGACCGTAGGCGATCAGGTCGTCCATGCCGATCTGCGGCGGCAGTTTCCGATGAATTGATTTCGCCAGAGAAACCACCAGCCCTTGGTTTTCCTGGATGCGTTGCTCGAGTTGGGTCGCTTCAGCAGTCATGGCTTAACTCAACTGGGACCAAAGGAGACGCATTCGTTCGCTGGCCACCGGGTCTTCGATCAGCGACTGGGCGATCGAAGAGGCCATCGTCAGCACTTTTTCGCTCTTCAGCGGCAAGTCTGGATAGCGGCGTTTCAGAAAAGCCAGCACGAAACGAGTGATGGTATCGATCTCGTTGGGTTTGGCCTGGGGATTGGCTTGTTGGAGCTGCTTGATCGTTTCGACAACGTCATCGATCTGCCCCGAATCACCCGTGCGGCGCAGAACATCGTCCAGCGACCACGCGTTTTCGGAAAGCTCGTCCCGTGCGCGATCGTCTTCCGATGGATCGGAATTCCAGTTTCCGGAAGGCATAGCTCCCCCCTAAGTTATTGCCCCGTCAGTTGGATAAACCACTGCCGTTGGTGGAACGTTTTGATCAGGCAACCCCCATTGCCTGTGTGCTCCACGTCCCGTGAGTATACCAATCCTTCCAATCATTCCAATCAGTCAGCAATGCATTGCCAGAACCGCTGGCATCTTCCGGCGACTATTCCGGTTAGGAAAACCAGGGCGAGGCAACCACCGTTGCTAGCGATTGCATGCATCAGACCATTCCTAACCGATCCTCAGAAAGTACGGGTTTTATTGAGTTTACAAATACTGACAGCCGAAAAAGACGGTGAAGGATTCAACCCAGAAGCGTGGTGCGCACGACCCAGCTGACGATCGACCCTGTCAGATTTTGCATCGGCTCATCCTTCGCGCAAACGACCGTCACCCACACAACGGCCAGTTGGCACGTACGATCGACCCCAGGAGGGAACTAGCGATGCTAAATCGCTATACACATTGGTTCGTAGTTTTAGGCACCTGCATGACGACCGGGCTGAGCGGTTGCTTGCATCCGTGTTGGAAAAGCTACGATTGCCCCGATCCACCCGCATATGACGAGTGCCTCATCTCGGAATACGCCGATCGTGGTCTGAAGATCGAAGACCCTGTCCCCAGCGTGTGTGAAGACGAAGACTGGCTAGAGATTCCTGACTCGCCAGATGCAATCAATCCTGACAATATCAACCTGGAAACCGGCTACTGGGACTTGAGCCTGGAAGAAGCGGTTCGCCTGGCTCTTCAAAACTCGCAGGTCATGAAAGACCTCGGCGGTGTGCTTCGCAGCCCCGAAGCATTAGTTTCGATGTACGACCCCGCAATCGTCTACACCGATGGACGATTCGGTGAAGAAGCGGCACTGAGCGCCTTCGATGCGACATTCGGCGCCGGCGCTTACTTTGAATCGAACGATCGCCGCGTCAACAACTTTACCGTTGGTGACAATGGTTTCTTCCAGCAAGACTTGCACAACTACGAAGTGAACCTGAGCAAGCGAAACGCGACCGGTGGTTTGGTCTCGATTCGTGGTATCACCGAATACGACTACAACAACAATCCACAAAAGATCTTCAGCGCCGGCTGGGACACCTACATCGATGCCGAAGTACGTCAGCCATTACTCCAAGGTGCCGGCGTCATGTTCAACCGCATCGCAGGCCCCAACGGCGAACCTGGTTTTGCCAATGGTGTTTTGATCGCTCGCACACGCACCGACATCAGCCTGGCCGACTTCGAGATTGCCGTGCGAAACCTGGTGAGCGACGTCGAAAACGCTTACTGGGACTTGTTCTTCGCTTACCGAGATCTCGATGTCAAAATCAATGCACGTAACAACGTGCTGGAAGTTTGGAAGAAGGCCTACGCCAACGTCGAAGCAGACAAAAAGTCGGCCGATACCGAAGCCCAAGCTCGCGAACAATACTTCCGCTTCCAAGTCGAAGTGGTCAACGCTTTGAACGGCCGACTCGTCGAACGCACCCGCGGGAACAACGGTTCGCTTGGTGGTACGTTCAACAACCCCGGTGGTGTTCGCGTGGCCGAACGTCGCTTGCGTTTCATGATGGGACTGACGCAAACCAATGGCCGTTTGATCCGTCCTTCGACAGAAGCCCCAGTCGCGAAAGTTCAATTCGACTGGAACGCGGTTGCAACGGAAGCCTTGGCACGTCGCCCAGAACTGCGTCGCCAGAAATGGGTTATCAAACAGCGTGAACTGGAACTGCTGGCCAACCGCAACTTTCTGAAGCCCAACTTGGACTTGATCGCACGCTATCGTCAGCGTGGCTTCGGCCCAACATTGTCCGACGAAAGCAGCATCCCCGGCGAAGCAGGTGCCCTGCAGAGCCTGACCGATGGCGACTTCGCCGAATACCAACTTGGCTTCGAGTTCGACATGCCGATCGGTTTCCGTCGAGCCCATTCAGCCGTCCGCAGCAGCGAATTGGCATTGGCTCGAGCTAAAGCGGTTCGCGAGGAACAGGAAAAGCAGATCATGTACGGCCTGTCGAATTCCTACGCGGAAATTCAACGTGCCTATGAAATCATGGAACTGCTCTTCAATCGCCGCGAAGCTGCCAACGCTCAAGAGGCGACCGTGCGTGCGAGTTACGAAGCCGGTAAAGCTCCGATCGACTTGCTGCTGGAAGCCCAACGCCGCGTGATCGACTCGAGTGCTTTGTTCAACCAGGCACGTGTCGACTATGCCTTGGCGGTGAAGAATGTTCACTTTGAAAAAGGCTCGCTGCTTGAGTTCTACCAGATCTCGCTTGCCGAAGGCCCGTGGCCGCAAAAAGCTTACAACGATGCCGTCATGCGTGATCTTCACAAGCGTGCTGCTCATCACAATTACGTGATCAACGAAGCCGTGATCGGCGAACCTCGCAAAGTCGATAACACCTTGGTGGCCAAACCCAAGGATGGCTCGGTCACACCGCCGATGAAAAAGCTGAATATCCCACCCGCAACACCCGAAGTTTCGCCATCGGCGAGAACCAGTTCGCTGCCGGTGAGAAACAATCCACTGCGATCGGCTTCCGCGCAAAGCAGCGGTGTTATCAAACCGGCTGGCCATTCAATCGCTCCGGTCGAACGGATCGCTCCGGCGCCAATCATCCGAGCCGCCGAAGCGAAGTCGAGCGAAAACTTCTCGTTCGGCAGTGATACCTCCGGCAAAGAAGTCTGGCTCCACTAAGCCGCCACTTCGCAGCAGATACTCAAAAGGCCTGAATCATCATTCGATGTCTCAGGCCTTTTCTCATTTCGAAAGCGTCGCAGAAAACTATTTCCCGAATAGGTACTCGAGACGTCGATCCAATTCGCCTCGGTTCCCTGTCACATGCTTGAAGTCGGAACGCTTCAGCTTGAACGCATAGCCCGGCTGGCCATCTTGCAGCAGCACAACCGTGTTGAGAATCAAGTTGGCTTCGGTTGCCGTTTCTGCATTGGCAATGGCCTGCTTGATCACGGCATTCGGATCGATCTCGGCATGCAATGCCAAGAACTCCGCAGCACGTACACGTACCAGATTCTCTGGATCGTTCGCGGCGATTGATTCCAACGACTTCGCCAACGAAACAGCTGGCATTCCGTGGGACGTACAAGCAATCACACCCCAGTAACGCTGCCATGGATCGGAAGACTGCAAAGCCTCTTCCAAACGAGGCTTCGCTTTGGCGAAAGGAAGGTTCTCCAGGTTCGCGATTTCCAAAAGCTTAGCGATCTCGGCTTGGTGCTTCTGTCCGAATGCGACCGGGTTGTCCACGGCGTTTTCCGCCAGGTAACTTTCGGGATAGAAACCTAAATCAGGCATATCGGTCAGAATCTGGTTCAACCGCCCTCGTAGTTCCGCGAGCACTTTGGCCTGCTTTGGATCGTTAGCCAGATTCTTTGTTTCGTACGGATCAGCTTCGACGTCGAACAACATTTCAGCTGGACGGGCCTTAAAGAACTGAGCTTCTGTTTCGTTCAGTTTGCCGGCATCGTACAGCTTTCGCCATTCTCGATAGGCCACCATTTTGTAGCGATAGTTGTTCATCAAGCCATCGAAATTGAACGGCTGGAAATTGCGAACGTAGCGATACTTTCCTTTCCGCAGCGTGCGAACCATGTCGTACTTTTCGTCGAATCGATCGGCGTATCCGAACGATTCGTCGGTCTCTTGCAGCTGCTGATCGCCCCATCCAAGAAACGCGTGACCGTCGATTCCTTCGGGAATTTTGACACCAGCCAGATTCAAAACCGTTGGCCCAAAATCGACAAAACTCACGAACGATTTGATTCGGGTGTTGGGCTTTTGAGGAAGGTTTTCTCGGAAGTTTTCGGGGATGCGGATTACCAGGGGGATGTGCAGTCCAGTTTCGTAGGCATACCCTTTGCCGCGCGGGAGCACACCTCCGTGGTCGCCGAAATAAAACACAAACGTCGACTCCAAAAGGCCGTCTTTCTTCAGCTGATCAATCAATTTTCCGATCTGTGCGTCGACATCCTGGATGCGGTCGTGGTACCGAGCATACGTGTATTTGAACGTCTTCGTCTTGGGGTGATGCGGTGGGACGAAAACCGTTTCAGGGTCGGTCTTCGTTGGCTTGTCGTTGATGTCCTTTTCAGGGAAATGCAACGAGCTTTCGTGGGTTGTCGTGAACGTTTGAACGTGGAAAAAAGGTTGCCCTTCTCCACGATTTTTCCAGCTCGCTTTGCGTGACGAATCGTCCCACACGTCAGCGGATTTCTTTGCGTTGTAATCTTCTTTGCTGTTGTTGGTCGTATAGTACCCAGCCTCGTGCAGGTAGGCCGGAAACATTTTCAATCCTTCCGGCATCGGCACCATGAAACTCTTGCGATGATGCATCGTTCCGATCCGTGGGGCATAGCACGAGGTGATCAGCGTCGTTCGGGCCACGCTGCAGACAGGAGCGTTCGAGAACGCGTTCTCGAACACAAGTCCTTCGCTGGCAAGGGCTTCGATGTTTGGAGCGGAAGCTCCCGTGGGATCGAACAGTTCCAGAAAATGGCTCGAGTTGTCTTCCGACATGATCCACAGGAAGTTCGGCTTGTCCGCGGCGTACGAAAACGTGCCGCAAATCAACAAAAGAACGAGACTCAATAGACCGCGTTGCATGATTTCATCTCAAGGGGGGAATGAGTAGGAGTGGCTTCGATTATAGCACGCCGCGTCGCCGATCTCGAATTCAGTTAACAACCTCCGCGACGAAGAACGCGTAGCCATACTGCGAGCCGAAATCTTCGTATACTTTCATCTCATCTTCGAACATTCTGACGGTGCTTTTTGCCTCGTCGGCGTCATGCCATCCGGCGGCCCAATCGCTGAGCCGCTCGCGCACAGGGGCGTAGTAGTTCTCCCAGTCGGAATCAGGATAGACAAACCGATCGATCATTCGGTACCCGCACGCCTCGAACAAAGCCTCTGCTTCCTGCATGGTGGGCATGAAAAGCCCCTCTTTTTCCCAGAAATTCCGCACCGCTTCCTCAGGATAGCCTTCCAGCCAAATCAAATCGCTGACCGCAATTCGACCTGAGTTCGAGAGAAGTGGACGCCACTGCGTTAACGCCGTTTCGAGGCCCATGTTGTACACCGCACCTTCGCACCAGATCAGATCGAATTGCGTTCCACTGGGCCAAGATTTATCCATGCTTTGATTAACAATGGTGATCCGATCGCTCACCCCCGCGGCGGTCGCTTTCGTTTGCAGCCGATCCAAAAATGCCTGGCAGGTATCGATCGCCGTCACGTGGGCAGCACTTTGCTCCGCCAACAAAAGCGTCGAAATTCCGCTACCGCAACCAAACTCAACGATCACTTGGACATCGTTTCCTTTTGTTGCGGCAGTAAACGCCCTCAATGTCGTTTCCCGGCTTCCTGGAGCCATTCGATCGATGTCTCGAAACAGGTCAATCATCGCGTCCATAATGGTTCTCCAGTTTCCCTTACTGCTTAATTTGCCTGTCAACTCAAAGCATAATCACGGTGACACCGATCACTATTCACCAATATTTTCTACTTACTATTTGTACACTTGTACAATACTTCGCTACAATTAACTTCCAACAGCAGCCCACCCCTTGTCGGCCCCTCATTTGGTGGCAACTGGGTCTGCGTCATCTTATCAAGTCGCCTCGTACGACACGCATGTCACCTCAAATGACACGCCGCAGGGGACCAATTTCTGGGCGGGGAAGTTCGCTGAATTTTTCCCAACTGCCCTGCCCTGGCAAAACCATCCTAAACGCCGGGTCTTAGCATATCGCTTAGCGTGCGAACATTTTCCGCTCAGGCAAACCCTGCCAATTAGGTATGCAATTTGCCCAAGTGTCTCACTTGCGCGGGCCCCTTCGTTGGATTGTTGTGATTCGGCTCGCGTTCTCACCCAACAGACTTCGTCACTGACCACGACGGAGCTCTCATTAGGAAGGACAGAAGAAGAAGCATGACGACATTTCCAACCCCACGGAAAATGCCGCGTTCTGGTTTCACACTTGTGGAACTGCTTGTTGTGATCGCCATTATCGGTGTGCTGATCGCATTGTTACTACCAGCTGTGCAGCAGGCCCGCGAGGCCGCTCGGCGGATGCAGTGCAAGAACAACTTGAAGCAAATGGGGCTCGCTCTACACAACTATGTCGACACCTACCGCGTGTTGCCGATGGGCTGCACGGTCGATCTTTCGGTCTCGTCGACTGGGAACAACGGCTCGTGGGGCGTTCATGGACGTATCCTCAGCTTCCTGGAACAGGGTAACTTGTACGACCAGGTCGACATCACAACGGCTTGGGATTTTCAGACCGCGATTGATGGCCTCAAGATTCCTGGCTATGGCTGCCCTAGCGATCCAGGGGCTGGCCGCGAACGTGACCCTGGCAGTGGCAAAGTGAAGCTTTGGCCCACTTCGTACGGTTTCAACTACGGCACGTGGTTTGTCTATAACCCGACCACTCGCCAAGGCGGTAACGGTTTGTTCTACCCGAACTCGAAGCTTGGCTTCCGTGACGCGACCGATGGTTCCTCGAATACGCTGCTCGGTGCGGAGGTGAAAGCCTGGACGCCGTATCGCCGCAACGCCGGCCCCGACTCGACCACCATTCCTAACTCGATCAGCGATGCCGAAACACAGATCGCTTCCGGGTCGGATGAAAAGAACACCGGCCACACCGAGTGGCCTGACGGTCGTGTACACCATACTGGCTTCACCGTTACCATGCCGCCCAACGCCAAGACGGGCTGTACCGTCGGCGGCACAGCCTACGAAGAGTGCGACTTCAATTCCTGGCAGGAAGGCAAAGATGGCAGCAGCGGCAGCCCGACTTATGCCATCGTGACCAGCCGTAGTTGGCACCCCGGCGTCGTCGATGTGGTAATGTTCGACGGCAGCGCACGCTCGATTAGCGAAACAATTGACCTGACCACATGGCGTGCTCTTGGTACCCGAGCCGGTGGCGAAGTGCTCGGCGAGTATTAATCAGGCATCGGCTCGCAGCACCCAATGCAATCCATCGAAAAGACGATCGGCCATCGTAGGTCGATCGTCTTTTTTTGTGCCGATACCCAAAGCAGGGCGAGCTTACGGTAAGGGGGCCGGTTCGATTTTCAGATGATCCACTTGCTCGAGCGGCAGTTTAAATACTTTCGCGGCGGTGCGGGAACCGGAAGCATTGTAGGTTATTCCGTTGGAGTTGGCTCGAAGTTGGTTAGGGATGCCTGGCTCTTCGCTGGGACCGAACAGATTCATGTTGGTATAGAAATTCAAATTGCCTGGTGAGTAAAGGATCACCGAAATCTGATCCCCCTGGGCTTGCTTTTCTTCCGGGGTTTGACGATGCAGCAGATCCCCTTCGTCGACGAGGTAGCGGATACAAAGCGGTTCATACTGATCGATGATGCCGCTGACTGCTTGACCGTTGACGGGGATAGTGGCGTTGGCCACCAGATCGAACTTTCGTCCAGCTTGCGGAGGGATCTCGACGCCGTCGAAAAAGAATGGCTCGCGGCCGCCATAGGGCTGCAATGCAAAATGGTCGACACTGCTCAGTGGCAGCATGAAGTCGAGCGGTCCGGAAAATTGATGCGGATTTTCCAGGGCGAGATAAGTATCTTCAAACACCCGTCGGCCATCGTCCGCGACCGCATGCATTTGGTAACGTGTTGGCTCGCTCCAGTCCCCTTGCCATTTCAACGTGAGCCCAATCGGTGATGTGGCCGGATTGACCGAAGGGGTAAAGCCGGTCGCCGACGACCATCCACCGAAGTGCTCGGTCAGGTCTTTTAGTTCGATCACGCCACCGGGGATCTCGACGGTCGCACCGGGCTGGGCAGCCAGCTTATAGACGCGATTGTCAGGGTGGCTTTGCACACGCAGCCAAACGTCTAGCTTGTCCGGCAGCTCTTTGCCATAGCCATAGATATGAATGACGTTCCGATCGAGCACACTCCAGCCGTAACCGACATTGGCGGAAGTCAGCAGCGTTCGCGATTCATGGTCGAAGATGCGTGCTTCAATAATTGACACGCGGTCAGGCCCAGGCTCAATTTCAAGCTGTACCACATCCAACCACTTCGCACATTTCTTCAGCTGGCCGACATATGGAATGTTGGCTTGGAGCCCTGGCCCCTGAATCAGATCGATCTTGCCGTCGTAGCGATTTCGAGCAATCGAACGAATGGCGATCTCGTTCGGGCCGATCGTCATGCGGCGGCTAGAAGTATACGGAGCGTTTTCGTAAGCCGCAACTTCGTGGGCCGGATGACGATAGGAGTTGGCCCGCCAATATCCCAGCCCCAACGCAACCGCCGCGGTCAGCACCAAGAGAAACCGAATCGAAAACTTCCGCCACTCGATCGGCTGGCGATCGGTCTTCGTCGAGATTCCGAAATAGCGTTTGCGGGCCATGGGCAGGGACTATTGGAAGTGGCGAATACCAATGATCGGTCGAGCTCTATCCGTCCTGATGCCACGGCATGTATTCGCCGAATGCTGCGTTGATGCCGACGCCGATCAGGATTAACAAGCAGACACCTCCGATCAGGGCCGCGACGTTGGCGGCGAAGTCGGCGCCGGCGTTTTCTTCTAAGGCTTCCTGGCTCCAATCGAGCTCGGCGTCTTGTTCCATCACCTTGTACAGCACGCTGCGAACGAAGGCCTGGCGGTCGCTGTTGTCTC is a window of Bremerella sp. TYQ1 DNA encoding:
- a CDS encoding sigma-70 family RNA polymerase sigma factor encodes the protein MTAEATQLEQRIQENQGLVVSLAKSIHRKLPPQIGMDDLIAYGQLGLAEAAQSFQDDKGASFSTFAYYRIRGAIYDGISKMSWNSHAARMQNRYQKMAADTLQAGAAEGDPAKATAEENAKWLGSLTEKLAIVYLASHGEETQHAFQAVADARAEKPDDQLENEEIQRLLKKLLKTLAPQEQDLIRMTYYEGLSLKEAADKLGKSKSWASRLHQAILERLARALRQTT
- a CDS encoding TolC family protein, which produces MTTGLSGCLHPCWKSYDCPDPPAYDECLISEYADRGLKIEDPVPSVCEDEDWLEIPDSPDAINPDNINLETGYWDLSLEEAVRLALQNSQVMKDLGGVLRSPEALVSMYDPAIVYTDGRFGEEAALSAFDATFGAGAYFESNDRRVNNFTVGDNGFFQQDLHNYEVNLSKRNATGGLVSIRGITEYDYNNNPQKIFSAGWDTYIDAEVRQPLLQGAGVMFNRIAGPNGEPGFANGVLIARTRTDISLADFEIAVRNLVSDVENAYWDLFFAYRDLDVKINARNNVLEVWKKAYANVEADKKSADTEAQAREQYFRFQVEVVNALNGRLVERTRGNNGSLGGTFNNPGGVRVAERRLRFMMGLTQTNGRLIRPSTEAPVAKVQFDWNAVATEALARRPELRRQKWVIKQRELELLANRNFLKPNLDLIARYRQRGFGPTLSDESSIPGEAGALQSLTDGDFAEYQLGFEFDMPIGFRRAHSAVRSSELALARAKAVREEQEKQIMYGLSNSYAEIQRAYEIMELLFNRREAANAQEATVRASYEAGKAPIDLLLEAQRRVIDSSALFNQARVDYALAVKNVHFEKGSLLEFYQISLAEGPWPQKAYNDAVMRDLHKRAAHHNYVINEAVIGEPRKVDNTLVAKPKDGSVTPPMKKLNIPPATPEVSPSARTSSLPVRNNPLRSASAQSSGVIKPAGHSIAPVERIAPAPIIRAAEAKSSENFSFGSDTSGKEVWLH
- a CDS encoding sulfatase-like hydrolase/transferase is translated as MQRGLLSLVLLLICGTFSYAADKPNFLWIMSEDNSSHFLELFDPTGASAPNIEALASEGLVFENAFSNAPVCSVARTTLITSCYAPRIGTMHHRKSFMVPMPEGLKMFPAYLHEAGYYTTNNSKEDYNAKKSADVWDDSSRKASWKNRGEGQPFFHVQTFTTTHESSLHFPEKDINDKPTKTDPETVFVPPHHPKTKTFKYTYARYHDRIQDVDAQIGKLIDQLKKDGLLESTFVFYFGDHGGVLPRGKGYAYETGLHIPLVIRIPENFRENLPQKPNTRIKSFVSFVDFGPTVLNLAGVKIPEGIDGHAFLGWGDQQLQETDESFGYADRFDEKYDMVRTLRKGKYRYVRNFQPFNFDGLMNNYRYKMVAYREWRKLYDAGKLNETEAQFFKARPAEMLFDVEADPYETKNLANDPKQAKVLAELRGRLNQILTDMPDLGFYPESYLAENAVDNPVAFGQKHQAEIAKLLEIANLENLPFAKAKPRLEEALQSSDPWQRYWGVIACTSHGMPAVSLAKSLESIAANDPENLVRVRAAEFLALHAEIDPNAVIKQAIANAETATEANLILNTVVLLQDGQPGYAFKLKRSDFKHVTGNRGELDRRLEYLFGK
- a CDS encoding cyclopropane-fatty-acyl-phospholipid synthase family protein codes for the protein MDAMIDLFRDIDRMAPGSRETTLRAFTAATKGNDVQVIVEFGCGSGISTLLLAEQSAAHVTAIDTCQAFLDRLQTKATAAGVSDRITIVNQSMDKSWPSGTQFDLIWCEGAVYNMGLETALTQWRPLLSNSGRIAVSDLIWLEGYPEEAVRNFWEKEGLFMPTMQEAEALFEACGYRMIDRFVYPDSDWENYYAPVRERLSDWAAGWHDADEAKSTVRMFEDEMKVYEDFGSQYGYAFFVAEVVN
- a CDS encoding DUF1559 domain-containing protein — encoded protein: MTTFPTPRKMPRSGFTLVELLVVIAIIGVLIALLLPAVQQAREAARRMQCKNNLKQMGLALHNYVDTYRVLPMGCTVDLSVSSTGNNGSWGVHGRILSFLEQGNLYDQVDITTAWDFQTAIDGLKIPGYGCPSDPGAGRERDPGSGKVKLWPTSYGFNYGTWFVYNPTTRQGGNGLFYPNSKLGFRDATDGSSNTLLGAEVKAWTPYRRNAGPDSTTIPNSISDAETQIASGSDEKNTGHTEWPDGRVHHTGFTVTMPPNAKTGCTVGGTAYEECDFNSWQEGKDGSSGSPTYAIVTSRSWHPGVVDVVMFDGSARSISETIDLTTWRALGTRAGGEVLGEY